In Candidatus Methylomirabilota bacterium, one DNA window encodes the following:
- a CDS encoding amidase, with the protein MSAAITRRELLGGGLALAGASLLRPRPTRAAVEDLDFVSALDAARAIRAGQVSSVELTNRILARIAQHNPKLNAIVTLTADTALARARAADAARAKGENWGPFHGVPITIKDTYEVDGVRTTAGLPEYKDHISPRDAVVVARLKRAGAVILGKTNVPPAAADWQSDNPIFGRTNNPWDLTRTPGGSTGGGAAALAAGLSYLEPGSDLAGSIRIPSHFCGLYGHKPTLDLVPLRGHVPPPPGIAAGPPSFLPVAGPLARSASDLRAAMEVLGGPDDAEARAYRWALPPARATRLRDYRIGYVLDHPRCAVSPEVAEPLAAAVETLRKAGATLEEGWPERVNVEEQYETYFFLLMALYTPSLRDEQLEPVRALATTRDGSARARWAAAVTADVRQYRAMDGRRRAARAIWGAYFRTHDAFLMPTAFVPAFPHDASPDQLARVLATPAGPRPYLDLTFWVSFASVAGLPATTAPVGLTRGGLPVGMQILGPYLEDATPIDVAGRLAEVVGGFRPPPGF; encoded by the coding sequence GTGAGCGCAGCGATCACACGGCGCGAGCTGCTGGGTGGAGGCTTGGCCCTGGCCGGAGCGAGCCTCTTGCGCCCACGCCCCACGCGCGCCGCCGTCGAGGACCTCGACTTCGTCTCCGCCCTCGATGCCGCACGCGCCATCCGCGCTGGCCAGGTCTCGTCCGTGGAGCTGACCAACCGCATCCTGGCCCGGATCGCCCAGCACAATCCGAAGCTCAACGCGATCGTGACTCTCACCGCCGATACCGCACTAGCCCGCGCACGTGCCGCCGACGCCGCGCGGGCCAAGGGCGAGAACTGGGGCCCCTTCCACGGCGTTCCCATCACGATCAAGGACACGTACGAGGTGGACGGTGTGCGCACCACCGCCGGCCTCCCCGAGTACAAGGATCACATCTCGCCGCGCGATGCGGTGGTGGTGGCGCGGCTCAAGCGCGCGGGCGCGGTGATCCTCGGCAAGACGAACGTGCCGCCGGCCGCGGCAGACTGGCAGAGCGACAACCCCATCTTCGGCCGCACGAACAATCCCTGGGATCTCACGCGCACGCCGGGCGGCTCGACGGGGGGCGGGGCCGCCGCGCTCGCCGCCGGGCTCAGCTATCTCGAGCCCGGGAGCGACCTCGCCGGGTCCATCCGCATCCCGTCGCACTTCTGCGGGCTCTACGGCCACAAACCGACCCTCGATCTCGTCCCGCTGCGGGGCCACGTCCCGCCCCCGCCGGGCATCGCCGCGGGACCCCCGTCATTCCTCCCCGTGGCCGGGCCGTTGGCGCGCTCGGCCTCCGACCTCCGCGCGGCCATGGAGGTGCTGGGTGGGCCCGACGACGCGGAGGCACGAGCCTATCGCTGGGCGCTGCCGCCCGCGCGTGCCACACGGCTGCGGGACTATCGCATCGGCTATGTGCTGGACCATCCCCGCTGCGCGGTGTCGCCCGAGGTCGCGGAGCCCCTGGCGGCCGCGGTGGAGACGCTCCGCAAGGCGGGCGCGACTCTTGAGGAAGGCTGGCCGGAGCGCGTCAACGTGGAGGAGCAGTACGAGACCTACTTCTTCTTGCTGATGGCGCTCTACACGCCGTCGCTCCGCGACGAGCAGCTCGAGCCGGTGCGCGCGCTCGCCACCACCCGCGACGGCTCGGCGCGCGCCCGCTGGGCCGCCGCCGTCACCGCGGACGTGCGACAGTACCGGGCGATGGACGGGCGCCGCCGCGCCGCGCGCGCGATCTGGGGGGCGTACTTCCGGACGCACGACGCGTTCCTCATGCCCACCGCCTTCGTGCCCGCCTTCCCGCACGATGCCTCGCCGGACCAGCTCGCGAGGGTGCTGGCAACGCCGGCGGGACCGCGTCCTTATCTCGACCTCACGTTCTGGGTCTCCTTCGCGTCGGTGGCGGGGCTGCCCGCGACCACCGCGCCGGTGGGGCTCACGCGCGGCGGCCTGCCGGTGGGCATGCAGATCCTGGGGCCATACCTCGAGGACGCCACGCCGATCGACGTGGCGGGACGGCTCGCCGAGGTGGTGGGCGGCTTCCGCCCGCCGCCCGGCTTCTGA
- a CDS encoding ROK family protein produces MSGPDRAEGLFLGIDVGGTTTAAGLVGPDGRVLLSRSQPTHGPRGGGALERLLALTAEIARLPLARERGLAGVGAGLPGLVDVAAGMVGGEAHHVPELSGVPVARLLAETAGAAAVVDNDVNALALGESRWGAGRGARSLVLLAIGTGVGGGMVLDGRLYRGAGGFGGELGHVPIDLHGRPCVCGARGCLKAYVAGPDLAEEATRRLGRPLDAAALFVRAREGDPAAEAVLADATEALAAGLTVIVNGINPERLLVAGSVGRAFAEREADLRARLARRAYAGALATTQISFLDLGKDSSVRGGAALVLHERERLHSRS; encoded by the coding sequence ATGAGCGGCCCGGACCGGGCGGAGGGTTTGTTCCTCGGCATCGACGTCGGCGGCACCACGACCGCGGCCGGGCTCGTCGGCCCCGACGGACGTGTGCTGCTCTCGCGGAGCCAGCCCACTCACGGACCGCGCGGCGGCGGCGCCCTCGAGCGGCTGCTCGCCCTCACCGCGGAGATCGCGCGACTCCCGCTCGCGCGCGAGCGGGGCCTCGCCGGCGTGGGCGCGGGGCTTCCGGGCCTCGTGGACGTGGCCGCGGGCATGGTAGGGGGCGAGGCGCATCACGTGCCGGAGCTTTCGGGCGTGCCGGTGGCGCGTTTGCTCGCCGAGACGGCGGGCGCGGCCGCCGTGGTGGACAACGACGTCAATGCGCTCGCCCTCGGTGAGTCACGCTGGGGCGCGGGGCGCGGCGCTCGCTCGTTGGTGCTCCTCGCCATCGGCACCGGCGTGGGCGGCGGCATGGTGCTGGACGGGCGCCTCTATCGTGGCGCCGGCGGCTTCGGCGGCGAGCTGGGCCACGTGCCCATCGATCTCCACGGCCGCCCCTGCGTGTGCGGGGCGCGGGGCTGCCTCAAGGCGTACGTGGCCGGCCCCGACCTCGCCGAGGAAGCCACGCGGCGCCTGGGGCGCCCGCTCGATGCCGCCGCGCTGTTCGTGCGTGCGCGCGAGGGCGACCCCGCCGCGGAGGCCGTGCTTGCCGACGCCACCGAGGCCCTCGCCGCGGGGCTCACCGTCATCGTGAACGGCATCAACCCCGAGCGGCTCCTCGTCGCGGGCAGCGTGGGGCGCGCCTTCGCCGAGCGCGAGGCCGATCTCCGCGCCCGGCTGGCCCGCCGCGCCTATGCCGGCGCGCTCGCCACGACGCAGATCAGCTTCCTCGATCTCGGCAAGGACAGCTCGGTGCGCGGCGGCGCCGCCCTGGTCCTCCACGAGCGCGAGCGGCTACACTCGCGGTCGTGA
- a CDS encoding VOC family protein, with product MAKVKPIPDGYHNLTPYLIVDGAAKAIDFYKKVFGATEKMRMPAPGGKVGHAELTLGDSMMMLADEHPEMDHRGPHAYKGTAVSLMVYVQDVDATVKTALASGAKVIRPVENQFYGDRMGTIEDPFGHQWYVATHVEDVPQEELAKRAAAAMAKKSG from the coding sequence ATGGCCAAGGTCAAGCCGATCCCCGATGGTTACCACAACCTCACGCCCTACCTGATCGTCGACGGCGCCGCCAAGGCGATCGACTTCTACAAAAAGGTGTTCGGCGCCACCGAGAAGATGCGGATGCCGGCGCCGGGCGGCAAGGTCGGCCACGCCGAGCTGACCCTCGGCGACTCGATGATGATGCTCGCCGACGAGCATCCCGAGATGGATCACCGGGGCCCGCACGCCTACAAGGGAACCGCGGTGAGCCTGATGGTGTACGTCCAGGATGTCGACGCCACCGTGAAGACCGCCCTCGCCTCGGGCGCCAAGGTCATCCGGCCGGTCGAGAACCAGTTCTACGGCGACCGCATGGGGACGATCGAAGATCCGTTCGGCCATCAGTGGTACGTCGCGACGCATGTCGAGGACGTGCCCCAGGAGGAGCTGGCCAAGCGGGCCGCCGCCGCGATGGCGAAGAAGTCCGGCTAG
- the asd gene encoding aspartate-semialdehyde dehydrogenase, translated as MRTMRVAVIGATGVAGQQFLAALAGHPYFEVAALAASERSAGKRYREAITDAAGAVRWYCAEPLDPAFAALTVQDAAQLDAESVDLVFTAVESDAARDLEPRYAKTTPVVSTASAFRYEPDVPIFIPGVNMDHDALIAAQRGNRGWKGFVTPVPNCTTTGLAMTLKPLHVAFGVERVVMTSLQGLSGAGRSPGVIAMDVVDNVIPYVPKEEEKVEKETQKILGVMRGDTVEPAAFPVSATCTRVPVLEAHTESVSVALRRAATMDEVKTALREHGREFARLGLPSCPSRLIDVSEDPFRPQPRLDRDREQGMLTSVGRVRPDHALPNGVKYVLVSHNTKMGAARGAMLVAEYLAARGHL; from the coding sequence ATGCGGACGATGCGCGTCGCCGTGATCGGCGCCACCGGCGTGGCGGGCCAGCAATTCCTGGCCGCCCTCGCCGGTCACCCCTACTTCGAGGTCGCCGCTCTCGCGGCCTCCGAGCGCTCCGCGGGAAAGCGGTACCGCGAGGCCATCACCGATGCGGCCGGCGCCGTGCGCTGGTACTGCGCGGAGCCGCTGGATCCTGCCTTCGCCGCGCTCACCGTGCAGGACGCGGCCCAGCTCGACGCAGAGTCGGTGGACCTCGTCTTCACCGCCGTGGAATCGGACGCCGCGCGCGACCTCGAGCCGCGCTACGCGAAGACGACTCCCGTGGTCTCGACCGCCTCCGCCTTCCGCTACGAGCCCGACGTGCCGATCTTCATCCCCGGCGTCAACATGGACCACGACGCCCTCATCGCCGCGCAGCGCGGGAACCGCGGCTGGAAGGGCTTCGTCACGCCGGTGCCGAACTGCACCACCACCGGGCTGGCCATGACCCTCAAGCCTTTGCATGTTGCCTTCGGCGTGGAGCGTGTCGTGATGACCTCGCTCCAGGGCCTCTCGGGTGCCGGCCGCTCGCCGGGCGTGATCGCGATGGACGTGGTCGACAACGTGATCCCCTACGTCCCGAAGGAAGAGGAGAAGGTCGAGAAAGAAACGCAGAAGATCCTGGGCGTGATGCGCGGCGACACGGTGGAGCCCGCGGCCTTCCCCGTCTCCGCCACCTGCACTCGCGTGCCGGTGCTGGAGGCTCACACCGAGTCCGTGAGCGTGGCGCTGCGGCGCGCGGCCACGATGGACGAGGTCAAGACCGCCCTGCGCGAGCATGGGCGGGAGTTCGCGCGGCTCGGCCTCCCTTCGTGCCCATCCCGGCTCATCGACGTGAGCGAGGACCCCTTCCGGCCCCAGCCGCGGCTCGATCGCGACCGCGAGCAGGGCATGCTCACCAGCGTGGGGCGCGTGCGACCCGACCATGCGCTGCCCAACGGGGTGAAGTACGTCCTCGTCTCCCACAATACGAAGATGGGCGCGGCCCGCGGCGCCATGCTGGTGGCGGAGTACCTCGCGGCGCGCGGCCACCTCTAA
- a CDS encoding ABC transporter substrate binding protein has translation MLLLYGEARALPASLDIDDSIRSRLQTAGFEVRFFTEYLDLSWASDPDYLDRLRAFLASKYQNRRIDVIVTVGAPALRFALEHRAALFPGVPLVFTAVPRGGAVPMGEEQGVTGVWMATDAAATVDAARRLQPQARRLVVVAGSATQDRFFVEDVRRDLKGRELGLETSYLVGLPMARLRAALAGLSHDAMVLYVSLLRDGDGKAYSTRESLSILVPASGAPIYGLSETMMGQGIVGGRVVSFRAQGTQAADLALRVLRGEAAARLPPEAAPTNVFMFDRRALTRWGLREADLPEGSVIINRPPSLWATYGMHLALGATVIAAEGALIVMLLVSRRRRRRAEAALRERLAFERLVSELSATLVAAHGADVEPAIIRGLRQVGEHLGVDRASIVEISPEREVDFSYVWVAPGIEPATLVDLREFPWASERLGRGESYAFASLDELPAAAAVDRESYARRGITSSVACPLRIEGTTVGALSLSLMRAGQAWPVDLIARIDFMGGIFATVLSRRRGEHELRALRRDLTHVGRVASMGELAASIAHELNQPLTAILSNAQVAQRLLERGNLDHQELESILADIVSDDRRAGSVIRRLRAFVRKDEAQRSFVDMNAVVEDVAGLVRSDAIFRNVALAVALAPRLPLVVGDRIQLQQVVLNLVLNGLDAMKDAVERHLLVTTSADEENGVSVMVSDHGPGVAERDLQRIFEPFYTTKAHGLGMGLAIARSLVESHGGRLRVENNKNDGATFTFTIPAVEASGD, from the coding sequence GTGCTCCTGCTGTACGGCGAAGCCCGGGCGCTGCCGGCGTCTCTCGACATCGACGATAGCATCCGGAGCCGGCTCCAGACCGCCGGCTTCGAGGTCCGCTTCTTCACCGAGTACCTGGACCTGTCCTGGGCGTCCGACCCCGACTACCTGGATCGCCTGCGCGCGTTCCTGGCGTCGAAGTATCAGAATCGCCGCATCGACGTGATCGTCACCGTCGGGGCGCCGGCGCTGCGCTTCGCCCTGGAGCATCGCGCGGCCCTCTTTCCCGGGGTGCCGCTCGTCTTCACCGCCGTGCCGCGCGGTGGCGCCGTCCCGATGGGCGAGGAGCAAGGAGTGACCGGCGTGTGGATGGCCACGGACGCCGCGGCGACCGTGGACGCGGCGCGGCGGCTCCAGCCCCAGGCGCGGCGGCTCGTGGTGGTGGCGGGATCGGCCACGCAGGATCGCTTCTTCGTGGAAGACGTTCGACGTGACCTCAAGGGGCGGGAGCTGGGCCTCGAGACGTCCTACCTGGTGGGCCTGCCGATGGCGCGCCTCCGCGCGGCGCTGGCCGGGCTCTCGCACGACGCGATGGTGCTCTACGTCTCGCTGCTCCGGGACGGCGACGGGAAGGCGTACTCGACGCGCGAGAGCCTGAGTATCCTCGTGCCGGCCTCGGGCGCGCCGATCTACGGGCTCTCCGAGACCATGATGGGGCAGGGCATCGTCGGCGGCCGCGTGGTCAGCTTCCGCGCGCAGGGGACGCAGGCCGCCGACCTCGCCCTCCGCGTGCTGCGTGGTGAGGCAGCTGCGCGCCTGCCCCCGGAGGCCGCGCCCACCAACGTGTTCATGTTCGATCGTCGCGCGCTCACCCGCTGGGGCCTGCGTGAGGCGGACCTGCCCGAGGGCAGCGTGATCATCAATCGTCCCCCCTCGCTCTGGGCCACGTACGGGATGCATCTCGCACTCGGTGCCACGGTGATCGCGGCCGAGGGCGCGCTGATCGTCATGCTGCTCGTCTCGCGCCGCCGGCGCCGCCGAGCCGAGGCCGCCCTCCGTGAGCGCCTGGCGTTCGAGCGGTTGGTGTCGGAGCTATCGGCCACCCTGGTGGCCGCGCACGGAGCCGACGTCGAGCCCGCCATCATCCGCGGGCTCCGGCAGGTGGGCGAGCACCTCGGGGTGGACCGCGCGTCCATCGTCGAGATCTCGCCGGAGCGCGAGGTGGACTTCAGCTACGTCTGGGTCGCCCCCGGCATCGAGCCGGCGACCCTCGTGGACCTTCGGGAGTTCCCCTGGGCCTCGGAGCGGCTGGGCCGCGGCGAGAGCTACGCGTTCGCGAGCCTCGACGAGCTGCCCGCCGCCGCGGCGGTGGATCGCGAGTCCTACGCGCGCCGGGGGATCACGTCGTCCGTGGCCTGCCCCCTCCGGATCGAGGGCACCACCGTCGGCGCGCTGTCCCTCAGCCTGATGCGCGCCGGGCAGGCCTGGCCGGTGGACCTGATCGCGCGCATCGACTTCATGGGTGGGATCTTCGCCACCGTCCTGTCCCGTCGGCGCGGCGAGCACGAGCTCCGGGCGCTGCGTCGCGACCTCACGCACGTGGGGCGGGTGGCGTCCATGGGCGAGCTGGCCGCCTCGATCGCCCACGAGCTCAATCAGCCCCTGACCGCCATCCTGAGCAACGCGCAGGTCGCCCAGCGGCTGCTGGAGCGAGGCAACCTCGACCATCAGGAGCTGGAGTCGATCCTCGCCGACATCGTGTCGGACGATCGCCGCGCGGGCAGCGTGATTCGCCGGCTGCGCGCGTTCGTCCGCAAGGACGAGGCGCAGCGCAGCTTCGTCGACATGAATGCGGTGGTGGAGGACGTGGCCGGCCTGGTCCGGAGCGACGCGATCTTCCGCAACGTCGCCCTCGCGGTGGCGCTGGCGCCGCGATTGCCCCTCGTGGTGGGCGACCGCATCCAGCTCCAGCAGGTCGTCCTCAACCTCGTCCTCAACGGCCTCGACGCCATGAAGGACGCCGTGGAGCGGCATCTGCTCGTCACCACCAGCGCCGACGAGGAGAACGGGGTGAGCGTGATGGTGAGCGATCACGGGCCCGGGGTGGCCGAGCGCGACCTCCAGCGCATCTTCGAGCCCTTCTACACGACCAAGGCCCACGGGTTGGGCATGGGACTGGCGATCGCACGTTCGCTGGTGGAGAGCCACGGCGGCCGGCTGCGCGTCGAGAACAACAAGAACGACGGCGCCACGTTCACCTTCACGATTCCCGCCGTGGAGGCGTCCGGCGACTGA
- a CDS encoding HemK2/MTQ2 family protein methyltransferase encodes MSDDEGLLLFHYRGCVFRIGAGAQPPKAGSLLFCRHLGVRAGERVLEIGSGMGLAAVLAARAGARVIATDVRPEAVACTRDNAARNGVADAVDVRLGDGYAPVAELRFDLVCASPPQMPTPPGRDRDDAEAAADNGGPDGWALLDRLICEAPAHLVPGGRFLFTLFGFLGIEGAKARLRAVGLDPVVVARERHGFPRIGFERLDYLRTQDPERTIPRDALPDGVDRYVVAGHLPA; translated from the coding sequence GTGAGCGACGACGAGGGTCTGCTCCTCTTCCACTACCGCGGCTGCGTGTTCCGCATCGGCGCCGGCGCCCAGCCGCCCAAGGCCGGCTCGCTCCTCTTCTGCCGGCATCTCGGCGTGCGCGCGGGCGAGCGCGTGCTCGAGATCGGCTCGGGCATGGGGCTGGCCGCCGTGCTCGCGGCACGGGCGGGCGCGCGCGTGATCGCCACGGACGTCCGTCCCGAGGCGGTCGCCTGCACGCGGGATAATGCCGCGCGCAACGGCGTGGCGGACGCGGTGGACGTGCGGCTCGGCGACGGCTACGCCCCCGTGGCCGAGCTCCGCTTCGATCTCGTCTGCGCGAGCCCGCCCCAGATGCCGACGCCGCCCGGCCGCGACCGCGACGACGCGGAGGCCGCCGCTGACAACGGCGGCCCCGACGGCTGGGCCCTGCTCGATCGCCTGATCTGCGAAGCGCCCGCGCATCTCGTCCCCGGCGGCCGCTTCCTCTTCACCCTGTTCGGCTTCCTCGGCATCGAGGGCGCGAAGGCGCGTCTGCGGGCTGTCGGCCTCGATCCCGTGGTGGTCGCGCGCGAGCGTCACGGCTTCCCGCGCATCGGCTTCGAGCGCCTCGACTATCTCCGCACGCAGGATCCCGAGCGCACGATCCCGCGGGACGCTCTCCCCGACGGCGTCGATCGCTACGTGGTGGCGGGCCATCTCCCGGCATGA
- a CDS encoding DMT family transporter has translation MVTVVLAWGLTWPINKVILRSLPPLWAVALRTALAAVVLVLVASLRGRLVRPPRGDMPVLLSITLLHIVGFSVLSTWGLMRVPAGRSVVLAYTTPLWVIPGAWLFLDERLTRRRGLGVVIGLAGLLTLFNPLALDWSDRAIVLGHLAIVAAAMLWALSILHIRGHRWISTPFELLPWETLLATAILGVIALASSPWPHPAWTPSLTLLVLYAGIPGSALAYWAVAMASRYLPAVTTSLGLLATPVVSVIAATIFLGEPLTPSLLLAIVLILGGVALGTAQA, from the coding sequence CTGGTCACGGTGGTGCTCGCCTGGGGCCTCACGTGGCCGATCAACAAGGTGATCCTGAGATCGCTGCCGCCGCTGTGGGCGGTGGCGCTGCGCACCGCACTCGCGGCGGTGGTCCTCGTGCTCGTGGCATCGCTCCGGGGCCGGCTGGTCCGGCCGCCCCGGGGCGACATGCCCGTGCTCCTCTCGATCACGCTGCTGCACATCGTGGGCTTCTCGGTGCTCTCGACCTGGGGCCTCATGCGCGTGCCCGCCGGCCGCTCGGTGGTGCTCGCCTACACCACGCCGCTCTGGGTGATTCCGGGCGCGTGGCTGTTCCTCGACGAACGGCTGACGCGGCGGCGCGGGCTGGGCGTGGTGATCGGGCTCGCCGGCCTGCTCACGCTGTTCAACCCACTCGCGCTCGACTGGTCGGATCGCGCCATCGTGCTGGGCCATCTCGCCATCGTGGCCGCCGCGATGCTGTGGGCACTCAGCATCCTCCACATCCGCGGGCATCGTTGGATCTCCACGCCGTTCGAGCTCCTGCCGTGGGAGACCCTGCTCGCGACCGCGATCCTCGGCGTGATCGCGCTGGCCTCCTCGCCCTGGCCCCACCCGGCATGGACCCCGTCGCTGACGCTGCTGGTCCTCTACGCGGGAATCCCGGGCTCCGCCCTGGCCTACTGGGCAGTGGCCATGGCCAGCCGCTATCTACCAGCGGTTACCACATCGCTGGGGCTCCTGGCGACACCTGTCGTGAGCGTGATCGCGGCCACGATCTTCCTCGGCGAGCCGCTCACGCCGAGCCTGCTCCTGGCCATCGTGCTGATCCTGGGCGGCGTCGCCCTCGGCACCGCCCAGGCTTGA
- a CDS encoding SDR family NAD(P)-dependent oxidoreductase, producing MDLLTGKVAMITGASKGIGRVMSRLFAREGAAVVCTARSGALVEETAALIKKDGGRAIAVTGDAAREADVRHVIAEGVKAFGKIDTLVNNAGDGGPTKPVQEYTEEDWFYTINSCLTSSYMCIRFVVPEMIKAGGGAIVNISSGAGRRGLPFRIGYCSAKGGQVGMTYGMALELAPHNITVNCVAPGAIEGDRIDRVIEGQAKQRGLSVEAMRKAMLERSPLKRMATAEDISAAAAFLCSPAARNISGQVLPVNAGEPAG from the coding sequence ATGGACCTCTTGACCGGGAAGGTCGCGATGATCACGGGAGCGAGCAAGGGCATCGGGCGCGTCATGAGCCGCCTCTTCGCGCGGGAGGGAGCCGCCGTGGTCTGCACGGCGCGCTCGGGGGCGTTGGTCGAGGAGACCGCGGCGCTCATCAAGAAGGACGGCGGCCGGGCCATCGCGGTGACCGGCGACGCCGCCCGCGAAGCCGACGTCCGCCACGTCATCGCCGAAGGCGTCAAGGCCTTCGGCAAGATCGACACCTTGGTGAACAACGCGGGCGACGGCGGGCCGACCAAGCCCGTGCAGGAGTACACCGAGGAGGACTGGTTCTACACGATCAACTCGTGCCTGACTTCCTCCTACATGTGCATCCGCTTCGTCGTGCCCGAGATGATCAAGGCGGGCGGCGGCGCCATCGTGAACATCTCCTCCGGCGCGGGACGGCGCGGCCTGCCGTTCCGCATCGGCTACTGCTCGGCCAAGGGCGGGCAGGTGGGCATGACCTATGGCATGGCGCTCGAGCTGGCCCCGCACAACATCACGGTGAACTGCGTGGCCCCGGGCGCCATCGAGGGCGACCGCATCGACCGGGTCATCGAGGGGCAGGCCAAGCAACGGGGCCTGTCCGTCGAGGCCATGCGCAAGGCCATGCTCGAGCGCTCGCCGCTCAAGCGCATGGCCACCGCGGAGGACATCTCGGCGGCGGCGGCCTTTCTCTGCAGCCCGGCCGCGCGAAACATCTCCGGCCAGGTGCTCCCCGTCAACGCCGGCGAGCCCGCGGGCTAG
- a CDS encoding response regulator codes for MAPMAARPVPRISIVDDDPSVRRALGRLVEVAGFDVQTYASGAQALDGGLPSDVACLIVDVYLGDMTGFELSRRLAARGLTAPTIFITAHDDAVTHTEACRAGAAAYFTKPVDGELLVDAINAAIRP; via the coding sequence ATGGCCCCGATGGCCGCGCGGCCGGTGCCCCGGATCTCGATCGTGGACGACGATCCCTCGGTCCGGCGCGCGCTGGGCAGGCTGGTCGAGGTGGCGGGCTTCGACGTGCAGACCTACGCATCCGGCGCCCAGGCCCTCGACGGGGGGCTGCCGTCCGACGTGGCCTGCCTCATCGTTGACGTGTACCTGGGCGACATGACCGGGTTCGAGCTCTCGCGCCGGCTCGCCGCGCGCGGGCTCACGGCGCCCACGATCTTCATCACCGCCCACGACGACGCGGTGACCCACACGGAGGCATGCCGCGCCGGCGCCGCCGCCTACTTCACCAAGCCGGTGGACGGCGAGCTCCTGGTGGACGCCATCAACGCCGCCATCCGCCCTTGA
- a CDS encoding glycosyltransferase encodes MAARPVPRVAILSPFPLDSPRGNAVTVGRIAEGLRARGVDLDVWDLDTPGLGERMLAQPLALVHAFHAYRTGRLALAFARVSGVPLVVTLTGTDVSHDLRDPSRAASVREVLDSAAAVVAFHESIATEVEAALPSLAGRVRIVPQSVRFPPSPDGQVRAPAIDGDPCILFPAGIRPVKRPLLPLEPLERLQRERPGLRLWYAGPRLESAELRRLEQGLIGRPWARYLGAVPHAAMPALLDAADIVLNCSESEGGMANSVVEALALGRAVLASDIPGNRSLIEEDVTGLLFDSRAALIAQAARLAGDPALRRRLGEAGRRLVATRLAPAREIDGYLETYAQAAGRSLV; translated from the coding sequence TTGGCCGCACGTCCGGTGCCGCGCGTCGCGATCCTCTCGCCGTTTCCGCTCGACTCGCCCCGTGGCAATGCCGTCACGGTGGGGCGCATCGCCGAGGGCTTGCGTGCGCGAGGCGTCGACCTCGACGTGTGGGACCTGGACACGCCCGGGCTCGGTGAGCGCATGCTCGCGCAGCCGCTCGCGCTGGTCCACGCCTTCCACGCCTACCGTACCGGCCGGCTCGCGCTGGCCTTCGCCCGGGTCTCGGGCGTGCCGCTCGTGGTGACGTTGACCGGCACCGACGTGAGCCATGATCTGCGCGACCCGTCGCGGGCCGCCAGCGTCCGAGAGGTGCTCGACTCCGCCGCCGCGGTGGTCGCGTTCCACGAGAGCATCGCCACCGAGGTCGAGGCCGCCCTGCCGTCCCTGGCCGGGCGTGTTCGCATCGTCCCCCAGAGCGTGCGATTCCCTCCAAGCCCGGATGGCCAGGTGAGAGCCCCCGCGATCGACGGCGACCCCTGCATTCTCTTTCCAGCCGGCATTCGCCCCGTAAAGCGTCCCCTGCTGCCGCTCGAGCCGCTGGAGCGGCTGCAGCGCGAGCGCCCCGGACTCCGGCTCTGGTACGCGGGCCCGAGGCTCGAATCCGCCGAATTGCGCCGGCTCGAGCAGGGACTGATCGGCCGTCCCTGGGCACGGTACCTGGGGGCGGTGCCGCACGCGGCGATGCCCGCGCTGCTCGACGCCGCCGACATCGTGCTGAACTGCTCGGAGTCCGAGGGCGGGATGGCCAACTCGGTGGTCGAGGCCCTGGCCCTCGGGCGCGCCGTGCTCGCGTCCGACATTCCGGGCAACCGCTCGCTCATCGAGGAGGACGTGACCGGTTTGCTGTTCGATTCCAGGGCGGCGCTGATCGCGCAGGCCGCGCGCCTCGCCGGGGACCCCGCCCTGCGCCGACGCCTCGGCGAGGCGGGCCGCCGCCTCGTGGCCACGCGGCTCGCGCCGGCCCGCGAGATCGACGGCTATCTGGAGACCTACGCGCAGGCGGCGGGACGGAGCCTCGTGTGA